From Hippoglossus stenolepis isolate QCI-W04-F060 chromosome 19, HSTE1.2, whole genome shotgun sequence, the proteins below share one genomic window:
- the gtf3ab gene encoding general transcription factor IIIA, b, with amino-acid sequence MGERLQTQKSYVCSFFDCDAKFTKSWKLEAHLCKHTGLKPFSCENCDKSFCTRYQLTRHELGHSGEKPHKCVADGCSEAFVTNTGMKNHMARVHQHQEKRYKCDRQGCGKDFNKRNQLKSHKGEHDQLLPFHCTFSGCTKEFASHGKLKHHKNIHDGYPCEADVCPFQGKTWTEYLKHIKEHKVKLQCGKCKRQFNNAWFLHQHDLRTHSGNARMLSCPREGCKKNFTRRFHLESHVLGDHDGKKPFSCAYAGCGKSFAMKESLWRHGVVHDPAKKKLKNLHPKKNQQVAPAAAANQADANELAAKLRNTTLEDNKS; translated from the exons ATGGGGGAGAGGTTGCAAACTCAAAAAAGCTACGTTTGCTCATTTTTCGATTGTGATGCTAAGTTCACTAAGTCGTGGAAGCTTGAGGCTCAtctttgcaaacacacaggattG AAACCGTTCTCCTGTGAGAACTGCGACAAGAGCTTTTGCACTCGCTATCAACTCACCAGACATGAGCTCGGCCACAGTGGGGAGAAACCACACAA GTGTGTGGCTGACGGGTGCTCTGAGGCCTTTGTCACAAACACCGGCATGAAGAACCACATGGCTCGGGTTCACCAGCACCAGGAGAAGCGTTACAAA tgtGACCGTCAGGGCTGTGGAAAAGATTTCAACAAGAGAAACCAGCTTAAATCCCACAAGGGCGAGCACGATCAGCTCCTGCCTTTTCA TTGCACTTTCAGTGGCTGCACAAAAGAATTTGCCTCTCACGGAAAACTGAAGCATCACAAGAACATTCATGATG GTTACCCCTGTGAGGCGGACGTGTGTCCTTTCCAAGGAAAGACATGGACCGAATATCTGAAGCACATAAAAGAACACAAAG TCAAGCTGCAGTGTGGCAAGTGCAAGAGGCAGTTCAACAACGCCTGGTTCCTGCACCAGCACGATCTGCGCACCCACTCTGGAAATGCGAGGATGCTGTCGTGCCCCAGAGAGGGTTGCAAGAAAAACTTCACTCGTCGTTTCCACTTGGAGAGTCACGTACTGGGTGACCATGACGGAAAGAAGCCGTTCAGCTGTGCCTACGCCGGCTGTGGGAAGAGCTTCGCCATGAAG GAGAGCCTGTGGCGACACGGGGTGGTGCATGACCCAGCAAAGAAAAAGCTGAAG AACCTGCATCCTAAAAAGAACCAGCAGGTCGCACCGgcagctgcagccaatcaggCGGATGCCAACGAGCTCGCTGCAAAGCTGAGGAACACAACTTTAGAGGATAACAAATCTTGA